In a single window of the Etheostoma spectabile isolate EspeVRDwgs_2016 chromosome 3, UIUC_Espe_1.0, whole genome shotgun sequence genome:
- the ets1 gene encoding protein C-ets-1 isoform X3 — protein MVMTAAVDMKPTLTIIKAEKMDDPECGDVPLLTPGSKEMMSQALKATFSGFTKEQQRLGIPKDPRQWTENNVAEWLTWTVNEFSLKNVDFDKFCMNGASLCAMGKERFLDLAPDFVGDILWEHLEMLQKEDAKHYPINGLTSNFQESRYTSDYFVSYGVEHAQCVPPSEYSEPGFITESYQTLHPISSEELLTLKYESEYPTVILRDTPLNPLQGDYFTVKQEVVSPDNMCVGRLSRGKLGGQDSFESNESFESCDRLTQSWSSQSSFSSLQRVPSYDSFDSEDYPTALHSHKPKGTFKDYVRERSDLSKDKPVIPAAALAGYTGSGPIQLWQFLLELLTDKSCQSFISWTGDGWEFKLSDPDEVARRWGKRKNKPKMNYEKLSRGLRYYYDKNIIHKTSGKRYVYRFVCDLKSLLGYTPEELHAMLDVKPDTDE, from the exons ATCCGGAGTGTGGAGATGTCCCCCTGCTAACTCCAGGAAGTAAAGAGATGATGTCCCAGGCCCTGAAGGCCACCTTCAGTGGCTTCACAAAGGAACAGCAGCGGCTGGGTATTCCCAAAG ATCCCAGACAGTGGACAGAAAACAACGTGGCTGAGTGGCTAACGTGGACAGTGAACGAGTTCAGTCTGAAGAATGTCGACTTTGACAAATTCTGCATGAACGGAGCCAGCCTTTGTGCGATGGGGAAGGAGCGTTTTCTGGACTTAGCACCTGACTTTGTGGGTGACATTCTTTGGGAACATTTAGAAATGCTTCAGAAAG AGGATGCAAAGCATTACCCCATCAATGGACTGACCTCCAACTTCCAGGAATCCCGTTATACCTCAGACTACTTTGTCA GCTACGGTGTTGAGCATGCTCAATGTGTCCCTCCTTCTGAATACTCAGAGCCCGGCTTCATCACAGAGTCTTACCAGACACTTCATCCCATCAGCTCGGAGGAATTGCTGACGCTCAAGTATGAGAGTGAATACCCTACTGTCATACTGCGGGACACGCCCCTTAACCCCCTGCAGGGGGACTACTTCACCGTCAAGCAGGAGGTGGTATCCCCAGACAACATGTGTGTGGGACGCCTCAGCCGAG GTAAGCTTGGTGGTCAGGACTCCTTTGAGAGCAACGAGAGCTTCGAGAGCTGCGACCGATTGACCCAGTCATGGAGCAGTCAGTCCTCATTCAGCAGCCTGCAACGGGTGCCTTCGTACGACAGCTTTGATTCGGAAGACTACCCTACTGCCTTGCATAGCCACAAGCCAAAGGGCACTTTCAAAGACTATGTGAGGGAGCGCTCAGACCTCAGCAAGGATAAACCCGTCATCCCAGCGGCGGCACTGGCAGGATACACAG GCAGCGGCCCCATCCAGCTGTGGCAGTTTCTCCTGGAGCTGCTGACCGACAAGTCTTGCCAGTCCTTCATCAGCTGGACAGGCGACGGCTGGGAGTTTAAGCTTTCTGACCCAGATGAG GTTGCTCGGAGGTGGGGCAAGAGGAAAAACAAGCCCAAGATGAACTATGAGAAGCTGAGCCGTGGCCTACGCTACTATTATGACAAGAATATCATCCACAAGACATCAGGGAAACGCTATGTCTACCGCTTTGTCTGTGACTTAAAAAGCTTGCTGGGGTACACTCCTGAGGAGCTCCATGCAATGTTGGACGTGAAGCCTGATACGGACGAGTGA